DNA from Myxococcus guangdongensis:
CCGAGTCGCCCGCGTAGCCGATGGCGTTGTTGTCGCTCTCCGTCAGCTTGCCGATGCAGGTGGTCGCGCTGTCGGAGGCCGTGCACGGGCTGGGGTTGGTGGCCGCGCCGTCGACGATGACCGTGATGCCAGGGCAGAAGGTGCCGCCCTTGAGCAGCGACTTGAACGTGTCGGTGGTGCCGGACAGGTCATCGCGGCGGTACTTGACGATGGGGGCGGACGGCTGACCGAACGCGCTCCAGTCCGTGGGGCACGCGCCAGGGATGGCGACGTTCGAGCTGTCGGTGGCGAAGTAGATGCGACGCAGCTCCTGCGTCGTCAGGCCCTTCACGAACGCGGGGGGCGGCGTGGGGTTGGGAACGAGCGGGAACAGGCCGAACCGCGCCGTCGACACGAACGCGCTCACCGCGTCCAGGGCGATGGTGTTGCTGCGCTCGCCAGGGCAGCAGGCGCCCACCGCCGTGCCGCTCGCACAGGCCGAACCCGACGCCGTCTTCGGCGCCGCGAAGTCACGCGACATGGGCGCCAGCGTCTGCGCCGCGGAGGAGCAGAAGCCGCTGGAGCCCACGCCGTTGCGCAGGCAGGCCTCGCCCACGCCAGAGCCCTTGCCCTCGATGCTCAGGCCGGACCCCGACTGCAGGGTGGCCGCGACGAGCGCCTCCTTCAGCGTGTCCGAACCGTAGAAGTTCGGAATCGCCAGCGCCGCCTCCCGCGCCGACATCTCGGAGGCCTGCGCTCCCACTCCGGACTGACCACCGCAACCGACGACAGACATCGCCACCACCGTGGCGGACATCACCCACTTCATGCTGTTCATGGACGACTCCTCTGGTATCGCGGGGGATTGACGGCAAGACGCGGCCCTCTTCCGCGGACGCGGGAGCGGTGAGGCCTCAAGTGCCTGGAGAGGACCGTCGAACCCGGATGCCCGGGATTCGACGAGGAGCAAGGTGCCTGAATGGCCAGACAAGCGCTGACTCAACTCTGTCAAATCTTGGCCAGCGCCACGTCACACCCACCGTGCGACAGCCTTCACAATCATCCGTGGCGCGTTCGTGGCACTCCGCGGTGCAATGTCAGACTCCGGACACCTGCCGACCCCACACCACGCCACCTCGTCTGCCCCACCCTCCCCCACGCCTGCTACAGGCCTGTCTGCCTTCCTGCCGGCCGCGTCGTTTTTCCTCCCGCGTTGGCTGGTGGACAGGGATTTTTTCAGGAGACAGGACATCCACCCCGCCCTCCGGGCCCATGTTCCCGGGCCCCTCAGAGGGGAAACCCTTGCGGGGACGTCGCTGGCAACCTGCTTGCAGAAGCGTCCTCACGGTTGAAGGGCAGAGGGTCGTCGGGGGGTTGGGCGGCGGGAGAGGCTGGGGCGGGCGATGGCGGGTTGGCGGTGGTTGAGCGTGGTGTGTCTGCTGGCGCCTGCACTCGTGGCGTGCGGGGAGCAGGCGATTGCAGCACCACGTGCTCCAGGCCCGGTGGTGGGGGTGGGGACGGCTGAGCGGGGTGGCGAGGGCGAGGGGGTCATGGCGTGGTCGCGTCCGCTGGCGCACGGGGACAGCGAGGCGCCACACGCGGTGATTGCTCCCGACGGGGACGTTCTCGTCGCGGCGACATACCGGGAGCCGATGGACGTGGGGGGCGGCCCCCTGCCTTTCAACCGGAGTGCTTCAAAGCCTCATCTGTTGGTGGCGCGCTTCTCCCCGGACGGGGCCCTGCGCTGGGCCCACGGTGTCGTTCCGGAGGAGGGCACCTCGCGCGTGCGCGTGGGCGGGCTCGTCATCGACACCCAAGGACGGCCGTGGCTGGGCGGCGCCATCTCGGGCGCCACGCTCTCAGGCACGCGCCTGCCGGATGGTCCCTTCCTCGCGCGCCTGTCGCCCACCGGCACCCTCGAGGCCGTGAAGGGCTTCGACGGTGAGGGCGCGCTCACCATCCAGGCCGTCACCTCCGACGCGGGCGGCGTCGTGGTGGTGGGAGACTTCAGCGGCGAGCACGACTTCGGCGACGCCGTGCGCGCACCTCCCGACGGCGAGCGCGGCGCCTTCGTCCTGCGCCTGGACGCCCAGGGCCGCACGCGCTGGAGCCGCGTCTGGTCCGCGGGAGCGGACGGCTTCGTCACCGCGCGCGCCGCGGGCGTGGATGCGTTCGGCGGCATCTACGTGGGCGGGGCCTACGCGGGCGCGGTGTGCTTCGGCGGCGGCCAGTTCCTCACGGTCCGCCAGCGCACGCCCTTCGTCCTCAAGCTGACACCCGAGGGCGCCCACGCCTGGAGCCGCGACTTCCGAGGCTCCACCGGCGCGGTGAACGCGCTCGCGGTGGGCCCCGACCGCGTCTACGTGGCGGGCGCCTTCTCCAGCCGCTTCTACTTCCAGGGCCAGCCCCACGACGCGGGCAACCACCACGGCTTCGTCGCGGCCTTCAGCGCCGACGGCCACGAGCGCTGGGCGCGCTCCTTCGCCGCCACCGCCACCGCGCTCGCCACGGATGACGCCGGGCAGCTCACCGTCTCCGGCACCCACGACGGCGCGCTGGACCTGGCCCGCACACCCGCCCCCGCGGGCCTCTACGTCGCCCGGCTCCAGCCCGAGAAGGGAGACGCGCTCTGGGTCCGGACGCTCGAGAGCCCCCAGCAGCCCTCGGCCCGCACCGTGGCCGTGGATGTCACTGGGCATACCTTGGTGGCTGGCGCGCTGCGGCGAAAGCTCCCAGCGGGGACACCCTACCCGCAGCCGCAGGATGGTTTTCTTTTCCGCCTGAAACCCTGACACAGAAAATGGTGGGAAACACTTAGACGCGGCATCCCAATCATTTGTCTTGCGGGCAATCGAAGCCTGTCTCGGATTCGACTTCCCACGGGCGGCCATGGTATTCGCCGTCTCGCCTTCGGACGCGTGGCATTCGCGCGCCTTGAAGGGCGAGGCTGTGCTGAAGCGTCGGCGCGCGGCAACTTCGTTCGCAGACGGCCAACCCCTCGACACCACTCCCTGTCATCCCGGGGCGCGGCGTTGTGGGTCGCGCTTCCGGCCGAGTCTCTGTGAGGAGTTGCACCCCCATGACAAGCACCGTTTCACGCAAGGACGCTCCGTCCCGGAGCGTCACCGGCGTGGTCGCCAGGGCCCTGGGGCTCCTGTCGGTCCTCGCCGCCACGTCCGCTCACGCCAGTGAGGCGGACCTGGTCCTCCCCGACTTCGCCACCAAGACGTTCCTGGGCGGCGGACTCAATGGCCATCAACTGCTGCTCTCGGGCATCGCCGTCTGTGTGCTGGGGCTCGTCTTCGGCTTCCTCCAGTACGCGAGCCTCAAGAAGCTGCCCGTGCACCGGGCGATGCTGGAGATTTCCGAGCTCATCTACGAGACGTGCAAGACGTACCTGATGACGCAGGTGAAGTTCATCTGCGTGCTGTGGGCGCTCATCGCGGTGGTGATGGTGGGCTACTTCGGCTTTTTGCGTCACATGGACGCGGGCCGGGTGGGCATCATCCTCATCGCGAGCCTGGTGGGCATCGCCGGCTCGTGCGGCGTCGCCTGGTTCGGCATCCGCGTCAACACGTTCGCCAACAGCCGCACCGCCTTCGCGAGCCTGCGCGGCAAGCCCTACCCCACCTACGCCATCCCCCTGCAGGCGGGCATGTCCATCGGCATGGTGCTCATCAGCACGGAGCTGTTGCTGATGCTGGCCATCCTGCTGTTCATCCCGGCGGACTTCGCGGGCCCGTGCTTCATCGGCTTCGCCATCGGCGAGTCGCTGGGCGCCTCCGCGCTGCGCATCGCGGGCGGCATCTTCACCAAGATCGCCGACATCGGCTCGGACCTGATGAAGATTGTCTTCCGCATCAAGGAGGACGACGCGCGCAACCCGGGCGTCATCGCGGACTGCACGGGTGACAACGCGGGTGACAGCGTGGGCCCGTCCGCGGACGGCTTCGAGACCTACGGCGTGACGGGCGTGGCGCTCATCACGTTCATCCTGCTGGCGGTGGGCGAGGGCTTCCGGGTGGAGCTGCTCGTGTGGATTTTCATGATGCGCATCGTGATGGTGCTCGCGTCGCTGGCCGCCTACGCGCTCAACAACGTGTACCAGTCCGCCAAGTACAAGAACGCGGACCACATGAACTTCGAGCACCCGCTCACCGCGCTGGTGTGGGTGACGTCCATCATCTCCGTGGCGCTGACGTTCCTGGTCAGCTACCTGCTCATCCCCAACCTCAACGGCGACCCGTCGCTGTGGTGGAAGCTGTCCGCCATCATCACCTGCGGCACGCTGGCGGGCGCCATCATCCCGGAGGTCATCAAGGTCTTCACCTCCACGGAGAGCCGCCACGTGCGCGAGGTGGTGACGGCCAGCCGCGAGGGCGGCGCGTCGCTCAACGTCATCTCGGGCCTGGTCGCCGGCAACTTCTCCGCGTACTGGATGGGGCTCGTCATCGCCCTGCTGATGGGCCTGGCCTTCTGGTTCAGCGGCGCGGGCGTCGCGGGCGAGGGCGTGGGCCAGCTGATGATCGCCGCGCCGGTGTTCGCCTTCGGCCTGGTGGCCTTCGGCTTCCTGGGCATGGGCCCGGTCACCATCGCGGTGGACTCGTACGGCCCGGTGACGGACAACGCGCAGAGCGTCTACGAGCTGTCGCTCATCGAGAACGTCCCCAACGTGAAGGACGAGGTGAAGCGCGACTTCGGCTTCACGCCCGACTTCGACAAGGGCAAGGAGTACCTGGAGGAGAACGACGGCGCGGGCAACACCTTCAAGGCCACCGCCAAGCCCGTGCTCATCGGCACCGCCGTGGTGGGCGCCACCACGATGATCTTCTCCATCATCGTGCTGCTCGTCGGCATCAAGAACGGCGTGCTCGACCCGGAGAAGGCCCAGTACCTGTCATTGCTGCACGCCCCGTTCCTGTTGGGCCTCATCACCGGCGGCGCCATCATCTACTGGTTCTCCGGCGCGTCCATGCAGGCGGTGTCCACGGGCGCCTACCGCGCGGTGGAGTTCATCAAGGCCAACATCAAGCTGGAGGGCGTGGAGAAGGCCAGCGTGTCGGACTCCAAGAAGGTCGTCGAAATCTGCACGCAGTACGCGCAGAAGGGGATGATCAACATCTTCCTGGCGGTCTTCTTCAGCACGCTCGCGTTCGCCTGCCTGGAGCCGTACTTCTTCGTGGGCTACCTCATCTCCATCGCCATCTTCGGCCTGTATCAGGCCGTCTTCATGGCCAACGCGGGCGGCGCCTGGGACAACGCCAAGAAGCTGGTGGAGGTGGAGCTGAAGGCCAAGGGCACTGACTTGCACGCGGCCACCGTCGTCGGTGACACGGTGGGAGACCCGTTCAAGGACACGTCCTCCGTGGCGCTCAACCCGGTCATCAAGTTCACCACCCTCTTCGGCCTGCTCGCGGTGGAGCTGGCGGTGGAGCTGGAGGCGGCGGGCCAGGGCCAGCTCATGCGCATCCTGTCGGTGGTGTTCTTCGTGCTCTCGACGGTGTTCGTCTACCGCAGCTTCTACGGCATGCGCATCCAGAGCGTCGGCGGCGCTGCCGCGGCGGAGTCCAAGCCCCAGGCCGCGGTGAAGACGGCCTGAGCGCCGCCTTGCCTTCGTGAGTCATGCGCGGCGGGGTCCTCTGTCCCGGGGCCCCGCCGCTTCTCGTTTCAGGCGCCGATGCCCTCGGGGTCCGTCAGGTGCTCGCCGCCCAGGTGCATGCCCGTCTGGCAGCGGTAGTCCGTCACCAGCGCCACCGCCAGCGACGACAGGCCCAGCAGCACGTGCACCGCGGCGGTGAGGGGGTGTCTTCGCGCATAGCCCAGCGCGAAGGGCGCCAGCACCGCCGCCGCGCCGTGGACGTAGTCGAAGAGCTCATGCACCTCGATGGGGATGAGCTTCGAGACGCTCAGGCGCGAGTCGGTGAGCAGCGTGATGCCAACAAGCGACGCGCCCAGGGCCCAGCCCGCCCGACGCGCTGTCCCATCCTCGGACAGGTGCCCCGCCACCACCGCGGCCACCCCGGCGCGGTAGTCCAACAGCGTGTGGACCTCCGAGGGCACCCAGCGGCGCAGCGGGAAGCGCTCCAGGAGCGGCCGGGAGAGGATGCCCGCACGGGCGCTGGTATCCACCAGGTGGCGCGCCACCCGGCGGGGGGCGCTCTCCGCCCGAGGGGAGGTGGGAGGGGGAGGCAGGCTGGACAGGCTCATCGCGGAGCTCCTTTCCAGGACGGTAGGCACGCCCGCCGCCCGCGCCCCTCCCCGGGCCCGCGAGAAGTAGGAATCCCGGCCACCACTCCTCACCCCTCCCGCACGGCAAGCGGCCAAGGGGGCTTCCACTCAGCCGGCTGCCCCAGGCAGACTATGCCCGACTTACGGCCTCTACATTCTCAGAGGCCGATAACCGCGGCGCGCCGCACCACCCGAGAGAACGCGATTCATGGCAACTGGTACCGTGAAGTGGTTCAACGATGCGAAGGGCTTTGGTTTCATCGTGCAGGACGGTGGCGGTGAGGACGTGTTCGTCCACCACACGGCCATCAACATGGATGGCTTCCGGACGCTGCAGGAAGGCCAGAAGGTGGAGTTCGAGGTCGGCCGCGGCCCCAAGGGCCTCCAGGCGCAGAACGTTCGCGCGGGCTGAGCCTTCTGGAGTCCGGACGTCCCTGAAGCCCGTCTCCGCCGCGCGCGGGGTCGGGCTTCTTCCTTTCCGTCGGGGCGCCTGCTTTGCGAGGCTGGGCCACCCATGCGCCTGCCCCGCTTCCCCCGAGTCATCGGCTTCGACGATGGGCCCTTTCCCCGCCGCGCGGGCGTCTCCGTGTCCCTGGCGGGCGTGGTGTGCGC
Protein-coding regions in this window:
- a CDS encoding PstS family phosphate ABC transporter substrate-binding protein; translation: MNSMKWVMSATVVAMSVVGCGGQSGVGAQASEMSAREAALAIPNFYGSDTLKEALVAATLQSGSGLSIEGKGSGVGEACLRNGVGSSGFCSSAAQTLAPMSRDFAAPKTASGSACASGTAVGACCPGERSNTIALDAVSAFVSTARFGLFPLVPNPTPPPAFVKGLTTQELRRIYFATDSSNVAIPGACPTDWSAFGQPSAPIVKYRRDDLSGTTDTFKSLLKGGTFCPGITVIVDGAATNPSPCTASDSATTCIGKLTESDNNAIGYAGDSAKRPGNAAVPLMAVSPITPTTSTFIAPTAANVRKLIQAGSTDAYPLSRRIFLNENVNRAQSFDEATLYEWIYVSNTGDFEEILKQQGFIACSDAAPLDCGGDGLGRGAGLCSGL
- a CDS encoding sodium-translocating pyrophosphatase, giving the protein MTSTVSRKDAPSRSVTGVVARALGLLSVLAATSAHASEADLVLPDFATKTFLGGGLNGHQLLLSGIAVCVLGLVFGFLQYASLKKLPVHRAMLEISELIYETCKTYLMTQVKFICVLWALIAVVMVGYFGFLRHMDAGRVGIILIASLVGIAGSCGVAWFGIRVNTFANSRTAFASLRGKPYPTYAIPLQAGMSIGMVLISTELLLMLAILLFIPADFAGPCFIGFAIGESLGASALRIAGGIFTKIADIGSDLMKIVFRIKEDDARNPGVIADCTGDNAGDSVGPSADGFETYGVTGVALITFILLAVGEGFRVELLVWIFMMRIVMVLASLAAYALNNVYQSAKYKNADHMNFEHPLTALVWVTSIISVALTFLVSYLLIPNLNGDPSLWWKLSAIITCGTLAGAIIPEVIKVFTSTESRHVREVVTASREGGASLNVISGLVAGNFSAYWMGLVIALLMGLAFWFSGAGVAGEGVGQLMIAAPVFAFGLVAFGFLGMGPVTIAVDSYGPVTDNAQSVYELSLIENVPNVKDEVKRDFGFTPDFDKGKEYLEENDGAGNTFKATAKPVLIGTAVVGATTMIFSIIVLLVGIKNGVLDPEKAQYLSLLHAPFLLGLITGGAIIYWFSGASMQAVSTGAYRAVEFIKANIKLEGVEKASVSDSKKVVEICTQYAQKGMINIFLAVFFSTLAFACLEPYFFVGYLISIAIFGLYQAVFMANAGGAWDNAKKLVEVELKAKGTDLHAATVVGDTVGDPFKDTSSVALNPVIKFTTLFGLLAVELAVELEAAGQGQLMRILSVVFFVLSTVFVYRSFYGMRIQSVGGAAAAESKPQAAVKTA
- a CDS encoding cold-shock protein; the protein is MATGTVKWFNDAKGFGFIVQDGGGEDVFVHHTAINMDGFRTLQEGQKVEFEVGRGPKGLQAQNVRAG